The Gymnodinialimonas sp. 57CJ19 genome includes a window with the following:
- the secA gene encoding preprotein translocase subunit SecA translates to MLGLGTIAKKVFGSPNDRMVKAVRPIIAKINDMEPEFEALDDAGIIAKTDELRNRALNGESLDDLLPEAFANCREAAKRALGLRAFDVQMMGGLFLHRGNIAEMKTGEGKTLVATFPAYLNALTGEGVHVVTVNDYLAKRDSEWMGKVFTALGMTTGVVYPRQPDAEKRQAYACDITYATNNELGFDYLRDNMRGSIAEMAQRGHNFAIVDEVDSILIDEARTPLIISGPTQDRSDLYLSIDKIIPLVREEHYTLDEKTRQATFTDEGNDFLEETLSAEGILPEGQSLYDPESTTIVHHVTNALRAHKVFSKDKEYIVRDGEVVLVDEFTGRMMPGRRMSEGLHQAIEAKEGCKIQPENVTLASVTFQNYFRLYKTLGGMTGTATTEAEEFADIYGLGVVEIPTNRGIARIDDDDAVYRTGAEKYAAIVETIREAHAKGQPVLVGTTSIEKSEMLGQMLTEAGLPHSILNARQHEQEAKIVADAGKLGAITIATNMAGRGTDIKLGGNLEFQIMEAIAANPDADPEEIRERMEAEHVAAEQAVKDAGGLYVLATERHESRRIDNQLRGRSGRQGDPGQSSFFLSLEDDLMRIFGSERLDKMLNTLGMKEGEAIVHPWVNKSLERAQAKVEGRNFDIRKQLLKFDDVMNDQRKVVFAQRREIMGAEDIAEVAKDMRDQVIEDMIDTYMPPKSYADQWDVHGLKEAAQKVLGLDLPIETWADEDGVDQEEATARLERAADEYMASKAAQFGPEQMRNIEKQILLQTIDQKWQEHLLALEHLRSVVGFRGYAQRDPLNEYKTDSFTLFESMLDSLRADVTEKLARIQPLTPEQQEQLLAQLRQQQAAAGGGTTAGNAEAEAFVDAKPGFVEDDPSTWGNPGRNDDCPCGSGKKFKHCHGRLS, encoded by the coding sequence ATGCTCGGACTGGGAACGATTGCGAAAAAGGTGTTTGGATCGCCAAACGACCGCATGGTGAAAGCCGTCCGACCGATCATCGCAAAGATCAATGATATGGAGCCCGAGTTCGAGGCGCTGGACGACGCTGGCATCATCGCCAAGACCGATGAGCTTCGTAACCGCGCCCTGAACGGCGAAAGCCTTGATGACTTGCTGCCCGAAGCCTTTGCCAATTGCCGCGAAGCTGCCAAGCGGGCCTTGGGGCTGCGGGCCTTTGACGTGCAGATGATGGGCGGCCTGTTCCTGCATCGTGGCAACATTGCCGAGATGAAAACCGGCGAGGGCAAGACCCTTGTGGCCACCTTCCCCGCCTATCTGAACGCGCTGACAGGCGAAGGCGTCCACGTGGTGACGGTGAACGATTACCTCGCCAAGCGGGACAGCGAATGGATGGGCAAGGTGTTTACCGCGCTCGGCATGACAACGGGTGTTGTCTACCCGCGCCAGCCCGACGCCGAGAAACGCCAAGCCTACGCCTGCGATATCACCTACGCGACCAACAACGAGTTGGGCTTTGACTATCTGCGCGACAACATGCGCGGCTCCATCGCCGAGATGGCCCAGCGCGGTCACAACTTCGCGATTGTGGATGAGGTGGACAGCATCCTGATCGACGAGGCGCGGACGCCGCTGATTATTTCGGGTCCGACCCAGGACCGCAGTGATTTGTATCTGTCCATCGACAAGATCATCCCCTTGGTGCGCGAAGAACACTACACGCTGGACGAAAAGACCCGGCAAGCGACTTTCACCGACGAAGGCAACGACTTCCTTGAAGAAACGCTTTCTGCCGAAGGTATCCTGCCCGAAGGCCAGTCGCTTTATGATCCAGAGTCGACCACCATCGTTCACCACGTGACCAACGCCCTGCGGGCGCACAAGGTGTTTTCCAAGGACAAGGAATACATCGTCCGCGACGGCGAGGTTGTTCTGGTCGATGAATTCACCGGCCGCATGATGCCCGGACGCCGCATGTCCGAAGGTCTGCACCAAGCGATTGAGGCCAAGGAAGGCTGCAAGATCCAGCCCGAAAACGTGACGCTCGCCTCGGTGACGTTCCAGAACTACTTCCGCCTGTATAAGACCCTCGGCGGCATGACCGGCACGGCCACCACCGAGGCCGAAGAATTTGCCGACATCTATGGCCTTGGCGTTGTGGAGATCCCCACCAACCGCGGCATTGCGCGGATTGACGACGACGATGCCGTTTATCGCACCGGGGCCGAGAAATACGCCGCCATCGTCGAAACCATCCGCGAAGCCCACGCCAAGGGTCAGCCGGTTCTGGTCGGCACCACCTCGATCGAGAAATCCGAGATGTTGGGCCAGATGCTTACCGAAGCGGGCCTGCCCCATTCGATCCTGAACGCCCGCCAGCACGAGCAAGAAGCCAAGATCGTTGCCGATGCAGGCAAGTTGGGTGCGATCACCATCGCCACAAACATGGCCGGCCGCGGCACCGATATCAAACTGGGCGGGAACCTCGAGTTCCAGATCATGGAAGCCATCGCTGCCAATCCCGATGCCGACCCCGAAGAAATCCGCGAGCGGATGGAAGCCGAACACGTGGCCGCCGAACAGGCGGTGAAAGATGCGGGCGGCCTCTATGTTCTGGCCACCGAGCGTCACGAAAGCCGCCGCATCGACAACCAGCTGCGCGGTCGTTCCGGTCGCCAGGGCGACCCCGGCCAATCCAGCTTCTTCCTGTCGCTGGAAGACGACCTGATGCGTATTTTCGGGTCGGAACGGTTGGACAAGATGCTCAACACCCTCGGCATGAAAGAGGGCGAGGCGATCGTTCACCCCTGGGTCAACAAATCGCTGGAGCGCGCGCAAGCGAAGGTCGAAGGCCGCAACTTCGACATCCGTAAGCAATTGCTGAAATTCGACGACGTGATGAACGACCAGCGGAAGGTTGTCTTTGCGCAGCGCCGCGAGATCATGGGCGCCGAAGACATCGCCGAAGTCGCCAAGGACATGCGCGATCAGGTGATCGAAGACATGATCGACACCTACATGCCACCCAAGTCCTATGCGGACCAATGGGACGTACACGGCCTGAAAGAGGCCGCGCAAAAGGTGCTTGGCCTTGATCTGCCGATCGAGACCTGGGCCGACGAAGACGGCGTCGATCAAGAAGAAGCGACGGCACGGCTGGAACGCGCGGCAGACGAATACATGGCCTCCAAGGCGGCGCAATTCGGCCCCGAGCAGATGCGTAACATCGAAAAGCAGATCCTGCTGCAAACCATCGACCAGAAGTGGCAGGAACATCTGCTGGCGCTGGAACATCTGCGGTCGGTCGTGGGGTTCCGGGGTTACGCGCAGCGCGATCCGCTGAACGAATACAAGACCGACAGCTTCACGCTGTTCGAATCGATGCTCGACAGTCTGCGCGCCGATGTGACCGAGAAACTGGCCCGCATCCAGCCGCTAACCCCTGAGCAGCAAGAGCAGCTTCTGGCGCAACTGCGTCAACAGCAAGCGGCTGCGGGCGGCGGTACCACGGCAGGCAATGCCGAGGCAGAGGCTTTCGTGGATGCCAAGCCCGGTTTCGTGGAGGATGACCCAAGCACATGGGGCAATCCCGGTCGCAACGACGATTGCCCCTGTGGGTCTGGCAAGAAGTTCAAACATTGCCACGGGCGGCTTTCATAG
- a CDS encoding peptidylprolyl isomerase encodes MKKLLASVSLVAALAAPAYADGHASAETVLATVNGNDITVGHLIAMRQMLPAEYQQLPDEVLFEGMLEQLIQQQVLADEAEGNVTRAMELGLENERRAFLAAMYMDDVAMADLGDEELQAAYDEAYGSVEPTTEYNAAHILLEGQEDAENMLVELEAGADFAELAAENSIGPSGPNGGALGWFTAGMMVPEFEAAVFELEPGEVSAPVQTQFGWHVVLLNETREQAAPTLEDVRAELEEAVRRARVDARLEELTEAADVSRAEVEIDPAMIRNLDLIAE; translated from the coding sequence ATGAAGAAGCTTTTAGCCTCGGTCAGCCTTGTCGCTGCTCTTGCCGCGCCGGCCTATGCCGATGGTCACGCCAGCGCCGAGACCGTTTTGGCCACCGTAAACGGCAACGACATCACCGTGGGCCACCTGATCGCCATGCGTCAGATGTTGCCAGCCGAATACCAGCAACTGCCCGATGAGGTGCTGTTTGAAGGCATGCTGGAACAGTTGATTCAACAGCAAGTGTTGGCCGATGAAGCCGAAGGCAACGTCACCCGCGCGATGGAATTGGGTCTGGAAAACGAACGCCGTGCCTTCCTTGCTGCCATGTATATGGACGATGTCGCCATGGCCGATCTGGGCGACGAAGAACTGCAAGCTGCCTATGATGAGGCGTACGGCTCGGTCGAGCCTACCACCGAATACAACGCCGCCCACATCCTTCTGGAAGGTCAGGAAGATGCGGAAAACATGCTGGTCGAGCTGGAAGCAGGCGCAGATTTCGCCGAACTCGCGGCTGAAAATTCCATAGGCCCCTCGGGTCCGAACGGCGGCGCGCTGGGTTGGTTCACCGCGGGCATGATGGTGCCCGAATTTGAAGCAGCCGTGTTCGAGCTGGAGCCGGGCGAAGTTTCTGCCCCCGTGCAGACGCAGTTTGGCTGGCACGTCGTGTTGCTGAACGAGACCCGTGAACAGGCCGCTCCAACGCTGGAAGATGTCCGCGCCGAGCTGGAAGAGGCCGTGCGCCGCGCCCGCGTCGATGCCCGTCTGGAAGAGCTGACCGAGGCGGCCGATGTCTCCCGCGCGGAAGTGGAGATTGACCCTGCCATGATCCGCAACCTAGACCTGATCGCGGAATAA
- the argJ gene encoding bifunctional glutamate N-acetyltransferase/amino-acid acetyltransferase ArgJ, with translation MTTPKTDGPTVSPLAPASFPELPKIDGVRFAAGAVGIKKANRVDVMLAEIAPGSSIAGVFTRSATRSAAVLDCQAKLAGLSGDEGFAIVPPEAGFAIVVNSGNANTFTGKRGVTDVDLIAAAAASALDLPASHVFTSSTGVIGEPLPATKITDALPKIAASLDASATEPAARAIMTTDTFPKGAVTTLDLDGTPVTIMGFAKGSGMIAPDMATMLGYIFTDAAIAPAALQAMLSACNVQSFNAVTVDSDTSTSDTVLMAATGLAGNAPLTAPHEGFQAALLTVMQDLAHQIVRDGEGATKFVEVRVSGADSDEDATRVARSIANSPLVKTAIAGEDPNWGRIVMAVGKSGAKADRDLLTIRFGDILVAENGWVAESYTEDAGAAYMKQQELLVDVDLGVGDGAATVWTCDLTHGYIQINADYRS, from the coding sequence GTGACTACCCCTAAAACAGATGGGCCAACCGTCTCTCCACTGGCGCCTGCCAGCTTCCCTGAGCTTCCCAAGATTGACGGCGTCCGCTTTGCGGCGGGCGCTGTTGGCATCAAGAAAGCCAACCGCGTCGATGTGATGCTGGCCGAAATCGCGCCGGGATCGTCGATAGCGGGCGTATTCACCCGCTCTGCCACGCGGTCCGCCGCTGTGTTGGACTGTCAGGCGAAGCTTGCGGGCCTTTCCGGGGATGAGGGGTTTGCCATTGTCCCGCCAGAGGCGGGCTTTGCAATTGTCGTGAACTCCGGCAACGCCAATACCTTCACCGGCAAGCGTGGCGTCACCGATGTTGATCTGATCGCCGCCGCCGCCGCTTCCGCACTGGATCTCCCGGCCTCTCACGTATTCACATCCTCTACCGGTGTGATCGGAGAGCCGCTTCCCGCCACCAAGATCACCGACGCTTTGCCCAAGATTGCCGCCAGCCTTGATGCCAGCGCGACCGAACCCGCCGCCCGCGCCATCATGACGACGGACACGTTCCCCAAAGGCGCTGTGACCACGCTGGACCTTGATGGCACGCCGGTGACGATCATGGGATTCGCCAAGGGCTCGGGTATGATCGCGCCGGATATGGCGACGATGTTGGGCTATATCTTCACCGATGCCGCCATTGCGCCCGCTGCGCTGCAAGCGATGCTGTCGGCCTGTAACGTGCAAAGCTTCAACGCCGTGACGGTAGATAGCGATACTTCCACGTCCGACACCGTGTTGATGGCTGCCACGGGCCTCGCTGGTAACGCGCCGCTCACCGCGCCGCATGAAGGTTTTCAGGCCGCGCTTTTGACGGTGATGCAAGACCTCGCCCACCAAATCGTGCGCGACGGCGAAGGGGCCACCAAGTTCGTGGAGGTCCGCGTCAGCGGGGCCGATAGCGACGAGGACGCCACCCGCGTTGCCCGTTCCATCGCGAACTCTCCGCTGGTGAAAACCGCCATCGCGGGCGAGGATCCGAACTGGGGCCGGATCGTCATGGCCGTGGGCAAATCCGGCGCAAAGGCGGACCGGGATCTTCTGACAATCCGCTTCGGCGATATCCTTGTGGCCGAAAACGGCTGGGTCGCGGAAAGCTACACCGAGGACGCTGGCGCGGCCTATATGAAGCAGCAGGAATTGCTGGTGGATGTCGATCTGGGCGTTGGCGACGGGGCCGCAACGGTTTGGACCTGCGACCTGACCCACGGCTATATCCAGATCAACGCCGATTACCGATCATGA
- the mutT gene encoding 8-oxo-dGTP diphosphatase MutT, with protein sequence MSVLLVSAVALIDRDGRVLLAQRPEGKSMAGLWEFPGGKVEDGETPEQALIRELQEELGIDTWASCLAPLTFASHAYEKFHLLMPLFACRKWEGIPQSREGQALKWVRPAELRNYPMPPADIPLIPILRDWL encoded by the coding sequence ATGAGCGTCCTTCTGGTGTCCGCTGTCGCGTTGATTGACCGCGATGGCCGTGTGCTTCTGGCTCAGCGCCCCGAGGGCAAATCCATGGCCGGCCTATGGGAATTTCCCGGCGGTAAGGTCGAAGACGGCGAAACCCCGGAACAGGCCCTGATCCGAGAGCTTCAGGAAGAACTGGGCATCGACACCTGGGCCTCTTGCCTCGCGCCGCTGACCTTCGCCAGCCACGCCTACGAGAAGTTTCACCTGCTGATGCCTTTGTTCGCTTGCCGCAAATGGGAGGGGATTCCCCAGTCCCGTGAAGGACAGGCGTTGAAGTGGGTGCGTCCGGCTGAGCTGCGCAACTACCCCATGCCGCCCGCCGACATTCCGCTAATCCCGATCCTGAGGGATTGGCTCTAG